A genomic window from Sphingobacterium sp. BN32 includes:
- a CDS encoding helix-turn-helix domain-containing protein, giving the protein MKVELITKEDLDSFKKELLEEIRRNRPHPRKAEKEPREWLKSYEIRELLGISAGTLQNLRLNGTLPFTKIGGLMYYRYEDIRKLMDGVDGS; this is encoded by the coding sequence ATGAAAGTAGAACTTATCACTAAAGAAGACTTAGATAGCTTTAAAAAGGAACTTCTTGAAGAAATCAGGAGAAATAGACCACATCCGAGAAAAGCCGAAAAGGAGCCTCGGGAATGGCTCAAGAGTTACGAGATCCGAGAATTATTGGGGATTTCAGCGGGGACACTCCAAAACCTTCGGCTAAACGGAACGTTACCGTTCACGAAAATCGGTGGATTGATGTATTATCGGTATGAAGATATCCGGAAACTAATGGATGGTGTTGATGGGAGTTAG
- a CDS encoding site-specific integrase, whose translation MKSKNTFGIQFLLRLPKNKKDEMATVYARITVNGRRTEISLKSKVSINNWDEVKGRAKGKRQEIVKLNSHMEQVRSLIFDCYHQLVQQNKTVTIEAVKSVYLGEDIEETMTLLKLVEYHKQVAVSKLAPSTMKNYYTTETYIQKFIKQKYGKKDIPLDELNYRFILDFENFLNDYKPKDHHKPINNNGVMKHMERLRKMVNLAVTMDWLVRDPFAKYKLRFEKVERGHLSKEELTVLLNKSFSIERLQSVSDMFIFSCYTGLAYIDIFNLTPENISKGIDGKDWLTTKRQKTDTTVRVPLLPEASDLLKKYRGHPVAEANGTIFPVISNQRMNGYLKEIAEICGINKNLTFHLARHTFATTVTLSNGVPIESVSKMLGHTSIRTTQIYAKVLEHKLSEDMHKLEVRMASQD comes from the coding sequence ATGAAGAGTAAAAACACTTTTGGGATTCAATTCCTGTTACGGTTGCCCAAGAACAAGAAAGACGAAATGGCCACTGTTTATGCAAGGATTACAGTAAACGGCCGTAGAACTGAAATTTCCCTAAAAAGCAAAGTATCGATCAACAATTGGGACGAAGTAAAAGGAAGAGCAAAAGGAAAACGCCAAGAAATCGTAAAGCTGAACAGCCACATGGAGCAGGTACGCTCCCTTATTTTCGATTGTTATCACCAGTTGGTGCAGCAAAATAAAACCGTTACCATTGAAGCGGTTAAATCTGTCTACCTAGGCGAGGACATAGAGGAAACAATGACTCTTCTAAAGCTAGTGGAATACCATAAACAAGTGGCAGTAAGTAAACTTGCCCCCAGTACCATGAAAAATTATTATACCACCGAAACCTATATTCAAAAATTTATAAAACAAAAATATGGAAAAAAAGACATACCGTTGGATGAACTGAACTATCGGTTCATTTTGGATTTTGAAAACTTCCTTAATGACTACAAACCTAAAGATCATCATAAGCCCATAAATAATAATGGGGTGATGAAACATATGGAACGTTTGCGGAAGATGGTCAATTTGGCTGTTACGATGGATTGGCTGGTTAGGGATCCATTTGCCAAATACAAACTTCGGTTTGAAAAGGTAGAAAGAGGCCATTTGTCAAAAGAGGAGCTAACTGTTTTGCTTAATAAATCCTTTTCAATAGAGCGTCTGCAATCCGTGTCGGACATGTTCATTTTTAGTTGCTATACAGGTCTTGCTTACATCGACATTTTTAACCTGACCCCCGAAAATATTTCAAAAGGAATCGACGGAAAAGATTGGTTGACGACAAAAAGACAAAAGACCGATACAACGGTTCGAGTTCCTTTGCTGCCCGAGGCTTCAGATCTTCTTAAGAAGTACAGAGGGCATCCGGTAGCTGAGGCGAATGGAACGATCTTCCCTGTCATATCCAACCAGCGAATGAACGGTTATTTAAAAGAGATCGCAGAAATTTGCGGCATCAATAAAAATTTAACGTTCCATCTCGCAAGGCATACTTTTGCTACAACGGTGACATTAAGCAATGGTGTGCCAATTGAATCGGTGAGTAAAATGCTTGGCCATACATCTATACGTACCACCCAAATTTATGCTAAGGTGTTGGAACATAAGCTAAGTGAGGATATGCACAAGTTAGAGGTTAGAATGGCTTCCCAGGATTAG
- the rplS gene encoding 50S ribosomal protein L19, whose amino-acid sequence MDLVKFVEEQAVVKNEIPAFKAGDTISVHYKIREGNKERVQVYQGVVIQLNSEGANATFTVRKISNGVGVERIFPVNSPNIEKIDVNSVGKVRRAKLFYLRGLTGKAARIKAKRV is encoded by the coding sequence ATGGATTTAGTAAAATTTGTAGAAGAACAAGCGGTAGTAAAAAATGAAATTCCCGCTTTCAAAGCAGGAGATACCATCAGCGTTCATTATAAAATTCGCGAAGGAAATAAAGAGCGTGTACAGGTGTACCAAGGGGTGGTAATTCAATTAAACAGCGAAGGTGCTAACGCAACTTTTACCGTTCGTAAAATCTCTAACGGTGTAGGCGTTGAACGTATTTTCCCTGTAAACTCTCCTAACATCGAGAAAATTGACGTTAACTCAGTAGGTAAAGTTCGTCGCGCGAAATTATTCTATTTACGCGGACTTACTGGTAAAGCTGCTCGTATCAAAGCGAAAAGAGTTTAA
- a CDS encoding aldo/keto reductase has translation MEYRRMGKTGLQLSALSFGSWVTFARQTDDHTNERLMMQAYDAGVNFFDNAEVYSAGLSEEMMGRVLKKVNWDRSSYVLSSKAYFGWKGEDKKPNQHGLSRKHLMEACEEALGRLQVEYLDLYYCHRPDRNVPIEEVVRTMNTLIQQGKIFYWGTSEWSAAEIMEAHMVAKDLGLEGPSVEQPEYNLFNRMKMEVDYEPIFKNVGMGTTIWSPLASGILTGKYNDGIPEGSRMSLEGYEWLKERAVVEDKLNRVKALGEFANELGVSLPTLSIAWCLSNPNVTTAILGATRESQLTENLKALEVLPLITPEVKERIDLIMGTKPVVIRN, from the coding sequence ATGGAATACAGAAGAATGGGTAAAACCGGTCTACAGTTGAGTGCGCTTTCCTTCGGGTCTTGGGTAACTTTTGCTAGACAGACAGATGATCATACGAACGAACGATTGATGATGCAGGCTTACGATGCCGGTGTGAATTTTTTTGATAATGCGGAAGTGTATTCTGCAGGCTTGTCAGAAGAAATGATGGGTAGGGTGTTGAAGAAGGTGAATTGGGATCGATCATCTTATGTATTGTCGAGTAAAGCTTATTTCGGCTGGAAGGGTGAGGATAAAAAACCTAATCAGCATGGCCTGAGCAGAAAGCATTTGATGGAAGCTTGCGAAGAGGCTTTGGGACGCCTTCAGGTTGAGTATTTGGATTTATATTATTGTCATCGTCCGGACCGCAACGTCCCTATTGAGGAAGTGGTACGCACGATGAATACGTTGATTCAGCAAGGCAAGATTTTTTACTGGGGAACTAGTGAATGGTCGGCAGCAGAGATTATGGAAGCGCATATGGTCGCTAAAGATTTAGGTTTGGAAGGCCCTTCTGTGGAGCAGCCAGAGTATAATCTTTTTAATCGCATGAAAATGGAGGTAGACTATGAGCCTATCTTTAAAAATGTGGGTATGGGGACAACGATTTGGAGTCCCTTAGCATCCGGCATATTAACAGGTAAATATAATGATGGTATTCCAGAAGGTTCTAGGATGTCTTTGGAAGGTTATGAGTGGTTGAAGGAACGTGCAGTTGTCGAAGATAAGTTGAACCGTGTGAAAGCTTTAGGCGAGTTTGCAAATGAGTTGGGTGTGTCATTGCCAACATTAAGTATTGCATGGTGCTTAAGTAATCCGAACGTAACGACTGCCATTTTAGGTGCAACGCGCGAGAGCCAGCTGACCGAGAATTTAAAAGCATTGGAGGTTCTGCCATTAATCACGCCTGAAGTAAAAGAGCGTATCGATTTGATTATGGGAACTAAGCCGGTTGTTATTCGTAACTAA
- a CDS encoding CTP synthase, whose translation MTKYIFVTGGVTSSLGKGIIAASLAKLLQARGLKVTIQKFDPYINIDPGTLNPYEHGECYVTEDGAETDLDLGHYERFLNVPTSQANNVTTGRIYSHVIEQERAGAYLGKTVQVVPHITDEIKRRMLLLGQTGEYDIVITELGGTVGDIESLPFIEAVRQLRWELGNNDCLVIHLTLVPYLAAAGELKTKPTQHSVKTLLEYGVQPDILVCRTEHKLNNDIRKKLALFCNVNINAVVESIDAPTIYDVPLNMLKEQLDKTVLAKLKLSTKNEPDLENWKAFLGRLKNPTNEVCIGLVGKYVELPDAYKSIAEAFIHAGATNETKVKVKYIAAESVSNDNVAEKLKGLDGVLVAPGFGERGLEGKLTTIKHVRENKIPFFGICLGMQCSVIEFGRNVLGLKGANSFEMDETTPHPVINLMEEQKNITNMGGTMRLGAYDCEIKKGTKAYGIYGKSKISERHRHRYEFNNAYLKDYEAAGMIASGFNPDTGLVEIVELKDHPFFVAGQFHPELKSTVVNPHPLFVSFVAASLAHKKSQ comes from the coding sequence ATGACTAAATATATCTTTGTTACGGGCGGCGTAACTTCGTCGTTAGGGAAAGGAATTATTGCTGCTTCCCTTGCCAAACTACTTCAGGCGCGCGGTTTAAAAGTAACCATCCAAAAGTTTGACCCGTACATCAATATCGATCCAGGAACGTTAAACCCTTATGAACATGGCGAATGTTATGTTACAGAAGATGGTGCTGAAACTGACTTGGACCTTGGTCACTACGAACGCTTCCTAAATGTTCCCACTTCTCAAGCTAACAACGTGACAACAGGCCGTATCTATAGCCATGTTATCGAGCAAGAACGTGCAGGTGCATACTTAGGAAAAACAGTTCAAGTAGTTCCCCACATCACCGATGAAATCAAACGTCGTATGTTGCTTCTTGGCCAAACAGGAGAATACGATATCGTGATCACCGAACTTGGTGGTACTGTAGGCGATATCGAATCCCTTCCATTCATTGAAGCTGTACGTCAATTACGTTGGGAATTAGGCAACAACGACTGCCTGGTTATCCACCTTACCCTCGTACCTTACTTAGCTGCTGCAGGTGAGTTGAAAACCAAACCTACGCAGCACTCCGTAAAAACCTTATTGGAATATGGTGTACAACCTGATATATTAGTTTGTAGAACCGAGCATAAATTGAATAATGATATTCGTAAGAAATTAGCATTATTCTGCAATGTGAATATCAATGCCGTAGTGGAATCGATTGATGCCCCTACGATTTATGATGTTCCTTTGAACATGCTGAAAGAGCAATTGGATAAAACAGTATTAGCAAAATTAAAATTATCGACTAAGAACGAACCGGATCTAGAAAACTGGAAAGCATTCTTAGGACGTTTAAAAAACCCAACCAACGAGGTATGCATTGGTCTTGTAGGTAAATATGTAGAATTACCAGATGCCTACAAATCTATCGCAGAGGCCTTCATCCACGCGGGTGCAACCAACGAAACCAAAGTAAAAGTTAAATATATCGCAGCAGAAAGCGTAAGCAACGATAATGTGGCTGAGAAGTTAAAAGGCCTTGATGGTGTTTTAGTTGCTCCGGGCTTCGGCGAGCGTGGCTTAGAAGGGAAACTAACTACCATTAAACACGTTCGTGAAAACAAAATCCCATTCTTTGGTATCTGTTTAGGAATGCAGTGCTCGGTTATTGAGTTTGGTCGCAATGTTTTAGGACTTAAAGGAGCAAATAGCTTCGAAATGGACGAAACAACACCTCACCCGGTAATCAACTTGATGGAAGAGCAGAAAAACATTACCAATATGGGCGGAACGATGCGTTTAGGAGCTTATGATTGCGAAATCAAAAAAGGAACGAAAGCATACGGTATCTATGGAAAATCAAAAATCTCCGAAAGACATCGTCATCGTTACGAATTCAACAATGCTTATTTAAAGGATTATGAAGCGGCAGGAATGATTGCCTCAGGCTTCAATCCGGACACCGGACTGGTTGAAATCGTCGAATTGAAAGACCACCCTTTCTTCGTTGCTGGACAATTTCATCCAGAATTGAAGTCGACGGTAGTAAATCCTCACCCACTTTTTGTTAGCTTTGTAGCCGCTTCTTTAGCGCATAAGAAATCACAGTAG